From the genome of Macadamia integrifolia cultivar HAES 741 unplaced genomic scaffold, SCU_Mint_v3 scaffold1507, whole genome shotgun sequence, one region includes:
- the LOC122063980 gene encoding uncharacterized protein LOC122063980: protein MGSTDEPKTPASLYDPSSPSHPLLSKSYPSPSTEESGNDSNDEQNQYPQITFNYGPRRFQDLPFMVLFILFSLLTFAFGIFCVAHRNPNSSEVSSFVYDSNTTSCIKQYLSASPVGFFYPILNFRSFSYYVSSSYFLSDLIWTLVITLILSVPLALGLLWLLRHYTKQIVYVSLPFFLVIPVFFNVYWFVACTVSSSCRDAFPLAYRILVLVFVFLIIGVIVWILVVNWHRIELTVRIISVASDALARNMGLFGVVPSMTLGLVVYIVPIVVFLVFARLNGKIVPHVSKESVEGYSCVWKYDSWVPAYYTLAILTLLWSAATMVEAQAYVISGTIAQWYFSKDHSPPRRSLRNSLR from the coding sequence ATGGGCAGTACAGATGAACCCAAAACTCCAGCCTCTCTCTACGATCCCTCCTCACCTTCTCACCCTCTTCTCTCCAAGTCTTACCCTTCACCTTCGACAGAAGAAAGCGGGAATGATTCAAATGATGAACAAAACCAGTACCCTCAGATCACCTTCAACTATGGCCCCAGGCGTTTCCAAGACCTCCCTTTCATGGTACTCTTTATTCTCTTCTCCTTGTTAACCTTCGCTTTTGGCATTTTCTGTGTTGCTCACCGGAACCCTAATTCTTCGGAGGTATCTTCTTTTGTCTATGACTCTAACACCACCTCCTGTATCAAGCAATATTTGTCGGCTTCACCCGTTGGATTTTTCTATCCAATTCTTAATTTCCGATCCTTTTCGTATTATGTTTCGTCTTCTTATTTTCTGAGTGATCTGATTTGGACCCTTGTAATTACTTTGATTTTGAGTGTGCCCTTAGCTTTGGGACTTCTTTGGTTACTGAGACATTACACCAAGCAAATCGTCTAcgtttcccttcccttctttctcGTAATTCCCGTTTTCTTCAATGTGTATTGGTTCGTGGCTTGTACTGTGAGTTCGAGTTGTCGCGATGCTTTCCCCTTAGCTTACCGGATTCTAGTGCTTGTGTTTGTGTTCCTGATTATCGGCGTGATTGTGTGGATTCTTGTTGTGAATTGGCATCGTATTGAGTTGACAGTGAGAATCATTTCGGTTGCATCTGATGCCCTTGCCAGGAATATGGGGTTGTTCGGAGTTGTTCCGAGTATGACTCTTGGGCTTGTGGTTTATATCGTGCCGATTGTagtttttttggtgtttgcCCGGCTGAATGGGAAGATTGTCCCTCATGTCAGTAAAGAATCAGTTGAAGGGTATTCCTGCGTTTGGAAGTATGATAGTTGGGTGCCCGCATACTATACGTTGGCAATTCTCACATTGTTGTGGTCTGCTGCAACCATGGTGGAAGCTCAGGCTTATGTGATTAGCGGGACTATTGCGCAATGGTACTTCTCAAAAGACCATTCGCCCCCGAGACGAAGTTTAAGGAACTCTTTAAGGTGA
- the LOC122063978 gene encoding thiosulfate sulfurtransferase 18-like, which yields MGINWVLILAGVLLFCTAEAIVSIDVHKAKDLLRLGYHYVDVRTAEEFNEGYVDFEKVVNIPYMFSTPEGRTRNPQFLEHVSSAFNKDDRIVVGCQLGIRSVSATTDLENDGFKDVRNMEGGYKVWVENGLSVKKPHHEEL from the exons ATGGGTATTAACTGGGTACTAATTCTTGCTGGGGTACTTCTCTTTTGTACTGCCGAAGCCATTGTGTCCATTGATGTCCATAAGGCCAAGGATCTCCTTCGTTTGGGCTATCATTACGTTGACGTTAG GACGGCAGAAGAGTTTAATGAAGGCTATGTAGATTTTGAGAAGGTCGTGAACATTCCTTACATGTTTAGCACTCCAGAAG GAAGGACAAGGAATCCCCAATTTCTGGAGCACGTTTCATCCGCTTTCAACAAAGATGATCGTATCGTAGTG GGTTGTCAGCTTGGGATTAGATCAGTTTCTGCAACCACAGATCTTGAGAACGAT GGTTTCAAGGATGTGAGGAACATGGAAGGAGGATATAAAGTGTGGGTAGAGAATGGCTTAAGTGTGAAGAAACCACATCATGAGGAGCTCTGA